The nucleotide sequence TGAAAGTGTACAGTACAGAGATTAGGAGAAAATTATGAAAAGATTTATTATTAAATCGGATAGAATTGGTTTTTCTATTTGGGAGGAGACGGATTTAAAGGAAGCTTTGGAGCTTTGGGGAAACAGCAATGTTACAAAATATATTACTGCAGATGGTAAAATGTCAATAGAGGATGTAAAAACAAGGCTTAAAGTAGAAATAGAGTTTTATGAAAAATATAAAGTTCAATATTGGCCAATTTTTTTAAATGAGACAAGTGAAAACCTAGGTGTTTGTGGATTGCATCCTTATAATATTAAAGATAGTGTTTTTGAATTAGGAGTACACCTTAGAGAAAAATATTGGGGGATAGGAGTTGCTGAAAAAGCATGCAATTTAGTTATGAGATATGCATTTGAAAATTTACAAGCCAAGGCAATTTTTGTTGGACATAATCCTAATAATAAGGCATCTAAAAAATTGATCAAAAAACTTGGCTTTACATATACACATGATGAGTTTTATGAACCTACAGGATTGTATCATCCTTCTTACTTAATTACATGTAATGAGTTTATTGAAGTAAAGAATAAGCTTAAAGGGGGAAAGATAATTGGGAAAAATAAGTAGTCTTTTCAAGTTAAGACCATTCGTTAAAAAGTATCGTGGCATTTTTGTACTTGGTATTTTAGGAATGATTATAAGTTCTATAGTACAAACCCCTGTTCCGTACATAATAGGTTATTTGATGGATAAGGTGCTTTTAAATAAGAGAAGTTATAATAAGTTATATATGTATATTCTCATAATAGCAGTACTTTATATATTACGGTACATAATTTCGTATCTTTCCAAAGGTGTATTCGTAAAGGTGAGTAATCTAGTTGTAAATGAGATGAGATGCAGCGTTATGGATAAGGTAATGAACTTACCCATGAGTTATTTATCTAAAACAGAAAAGGGCTATGTTCAAAGCCGAATAAATGAATGTAACTCTATAGGAAATATATTTTCACCATCTATTATAAGTGTTTTTTTAAGTATTATAGATGCTACTTTGGCTATGATAACTATGTTTTTAGTAAATTATAAATTAGCGTTTATTGCTCTTTTATTGGCACCAGTTTTTTTCTTTTTGTCAAAATTATCGGCTGAAAAATTTATGAAAAATACAAGGGCGATGATGGAATCAAGTGCATTTTTAAATGGGGAATCTTTTGAGATAATGAATGGAATAGAAGATATTAAGATTTTAAATGGTAAGAAGGATAAGCTTAATAAATTCAAAGAAAAGTTAGAGGAACTTATAAATGTTAGTATAAAACAGAGTAAGTCTATAGTTCTCTTTATAGAAAATACACAAGTAGTAAGTAACTTTGGTTCCCTCATAATTTTACTTATTGCTGGAATTTTAATTTTAAATGGACAATTCACAATTGGTCTTTATACTTCGTTTTCTATGTATATAGGCAAAGTTTTTTCAAGTGCTGGAGCTATTGCTACAATGGGAACAACAATAAAACCTGTATGTCTTAACATAGAAAGGCTTTATGAGCTTTTAGAAATGAAGGATGAGAATTATGGAAGAGATAAGTTCATAGATAAAAAAATAAAAGATATTAAATTAGAAAATGTGAGTTTTAAGTATGATGAAAATAAGACTGTACTAAAATCATTAAGTTTTAGGATAAAAGATGGAGAAAAGGTTCTTATCAAAGGAGAAAATGGAGCAGGAAAATCAACGCTTATTAAACTCTTATTAGGACTTTATAGTACAACTTCAGGTAAATTATTATATAATAATGTAGATATAAATGAAATAAATACTGAAAGTTTAAGAAAAAGAATAGGCATAGTATCTCAAAATATATTTTTATTCAAGGGAACAGTACTTTCTAATATATTATATGGACAAACTGGTAAAAGTATAAAAGATGTAGAAGAGATAATAAAAAAACTAAGCTTAGAGGAGTATGTAAATAAAATGCCTAAAGGTCTCAATACTGAAATAACTCAAAATACTTCAGGAGTTTCAGGTGGGCAAGCTCAGATAATAGCATTTATAAGAGCAATGCTTGGAGAAAAGGATATAATTATTTTAGATGAGCCTATTTCCAATGTGGATGCGAGTACTCGAGAAGTAGTTATGAATATATTAAGTAGGAAAAGCTTTGGCGGAATACTTATAGTAGTATCTCATTTAATTGAAGGAATGGATTTTATAAATAGAGTAATTGAAATATAGATAAATAAAAAATACAATCAGCGAGAAAAAGTCTTTAAACGAAAGATTTCTCGCTGATTTTTTATGAATAAAAATAAATCCGTATAAACTATAAAATCGTGTTATCATACAACTTTTGATTTGTTTTTGAAATATTGCTGGGTTATTAAATTGAATTTTACTTTTGGAATTGATAATATGCTTTCATAATTTTATTATATTTTAATAAAAAACATAATAAAAATTCGAAATTGCAAAAATGTGTAAAATAAAATGAAAAAAAACAGAAAAATAATAAAAACATATAAATATGTAAAATATTGAGTCGAAAAATAGTAAGAGAATTGAATTTTTATATAAAAAATAGTAAGCTTGCTATTTTTTAAACTTTATTTGTTTTTCAAAAAAGAAATAGTAAGCTTATTATACTTCATGTTTATAAAATCTGTAATATCTTCCTTGACGGAATCAGGCAATTGACGAAACTTTACTATTAAATTTGATTCTTCTGGTTTTAGAGTTAAGTTGTTTGAATTTTTTTTATCTGTAGATAAGATATAATCTGCATCAACGTTATAAATTTCACATAATCGAATCAAAGTTTCAAGGTCAACACGTGTACGGCCGGTTTCAAAGCTGCTTATTTTTTGGAAGGTAGATCCAATTATTTTGGCTACATCTGATTGTTTTAAATTTGCGTTTTCGCGTGCTGCCTTTAATTTACGACCTATTTCA is from Clostridium acetobutylicum ATCC 824 and encodes:
- a CDS encoding helix-turn-helix domain-containing protein; translated protein: MFKHEIGRKLKAARENANLKQSDVAKIIGSTFQKISSFETGRTRVDLETLIRLCEIYNVDADYILSTDKKNSNNLTLKPEESNLIVKFRQLPDSVKEDITDFINMKYNKLTISFLKNK
- a CDS encoding ABC transporter ATP-binding protein, encoding MGKISSLFKLRPFVKKYRGIFVLGILGMIISSIVQTPVPYIIGYLMDKVLLNKRSYNKLYMYILIIAVLYILRYIISYLSKGVFVKVSNLVVNEMRCSVMDKVMNLPMSYLSKTEKGYVQSRINECNSIGNIFSPSIISVFLSIIDATLAMITMFLVNYKLAFIALLLAPVFFFLSKLSAEKFMKNTRAMMESSAFLNGESFEIMNGIEDIKILNGKKDKLNKFKEKLEELINVSIKQSKSIVLFIENTQVVSNFGSLIILLIAGILILNGQFTIGLYTSFSMYIGKVFSSAGAIATMGTTIKPVCLNIERLYELLEMKDENYGRDKFIDKKIKDIKLENVSFKYDENKTVLKSLSFRIKDGEKVLIKGENGAGKSTLIKLLLGLYSTTSGKLLYNNVDINEINTESLRKRIGIVSQNIFLFKGTVLSNILYGQTGKSIKDVEEIIKKLSLEEYVNKMPKGLNTEITQNTSGVSGGQAQIIAFIRAMLGEKDIIILDEPISNVDASTREVVMNILSRKSFGGILIVVSHLIEGMDFINRVIEI
- a CDS encoding GNAT family N-acetyltransferase, with amino-acid sequence MKRFIIKSDRIGFSIWEETDLKEALELWGNSNVTKYITADGKMSIEDVKTRLKVEIEFYEKYKVQYWPIFLNETSENLGVCGLHPYNIKDSVFELGVHLREKYWGIGVAEKACNLVMRYAFENLQAKAIFVGHNPNNKASKKLIKKLGFTYTHDEFYEPTGLYHPSYLITCNEFIEVKNKLKGGKIIGKNK